From a region of the Calliphora vicina chromosome 4, idCalVici1.1, whole genome shotgun sequence genome:
- the LOC135957819 gene encoding LOW QUALITY PROTEIN: uncharacterized protein LOC135957819 (The sequence of the model RefSeq protein was modified relative to this genomic sequence to represent the inferred CDS: substituted 2 bases at 2 genomic stop codons) gives MEQPSILVRILHSIPHVNYTFQRVNDTFNPDSDVYLESLGILASIPAGLLILSLFGLLLYLLTRCCDRKQRKPSAQRCQSCSLVIITLMTCAAIGLGLYGNDDFHNGLLQAFSSGKQVEGLVLSLKRQTEAIKHDLETKMNQHRLEAQIEKVQYNQTAVMLLIETCGLVRENTSRAVTSLDNMVLYFMKTKDSENDTSLMGLLHLGELYESIRWPATLGFLTLLLLLCTVLVIGVARRSRCALIFFSVAGLFCIIICWLLAGVYLASAVAAGDFCMRPHEYMCRQVGMRSPYVYFLNCGTLRNRFILRLNESRDLVERARESVYLIQRMSQETYPRIDVHKTLESMDNDLEETKRNLTVLSATLDRRAIDRHYSEALKGLCGGGLLGLSLMMVAGLLTSFLFTILVYADSHAWIYLSKRRPSVDADKSETAPLFPSNAPSANISPTAPVHHTGTINRTLLHHQQTHGVAVGHSGTLGSTRSNGAANGLRTGSSSGHHTLGRLPSHQQPSYMPGPNNGKYATLSKQCKTLEANDFYXDSLACSSNAGNSSIRLNSITASNGIGRNSIKSMFTSATLPRSAGSSLRSVLSAQTSNTVCRSTGNGLDLDDDKDPRDVTNNSFNRFDPKYISIGPKAVRGNNNLSVLAAATANKCATLGRPHGGRYGGSLKGTSPSPNLRSAKTPSISTVSKDYCPQPDCIPQTYVANTTEMLVPQAAQPPPPPLPPPKPKNTFTEIPGTTGVGSSYAKELQMQLQIQQQQQQPQQYQLQEIQPVSVTPTVQRPLPVQHHPPTTHILPPSAVYSIESSSYNQQQQQQQQQQQQLLQQQIQQQQQNEPPPPLPPPQIIPSVASRPLPPQPVAAPAPPPQLPRSLNPNSIVNQPLPEIPTHQSQPQPAPPPIQQSKISPQPLCAANLNQYRSLQRPQQQKLQLPAQTQTTSQQQLNQLNQTQPQIQLQPPSLPPKNRHKSREHNSNIQQMQTLPPKSNSLRHQQVATNNYEQERDRERDRERQRERDRDREKHERSRRSETLDNARSNAAYMDQHSISVKKQHSYETSQPASYHQRHPAATTPNNNYHSTILTKQQHQQQLLVEAHQQQMYYRSLKRGGSQANNDMYSVTELXECACCGGGVDVVRRSKCTTTSNASAAAMGNSSCVAPIPLPPKKHQRSSSSGREPRESAVSASYNANKCEDHEYDEYCPGAYESQTPHHQGSRQSHLSTGISSSSTKHQQRSATFDVADARDYELKRLGNRRSQSQNATNLKQARNGGLIVSGDHHRGERTHDRERSRSDHRIASYACDDSSLAMSHAFSGNVGNGGIPHHHNHHQQQMQQQQQQHRQQQRREKTFKV, from the exons ACTGAAGCCATAAAACATGATCTCGAAACTAAAATGAATCAACATAGACTCGAAGCACAAATAGAAAAAGTACAATATAATCAAACTGCTGTAATGTTGTTAATTGAAACGTGCGGTCTAGTAAGAGAGAATACCTCACGTGCTGTTACCAGTCTCGATAACATGGTgctatattttatgaaaaccaaAGACAGTGAAAATGATACCTCCCTAATGGGTTTATTACAT TTGGGTGAACTTTATGAATCGATACGATGGCCGGCAACTTTAGGTTTCCTGACACTGCTGCTACTGTTGTGCACAGTATTGGTAATAGGCGTGGCACGACGTTCCCGCTGTGCCTTGATATTCTTTAGTGTGGCTGGTCTATTTTGCATAATTATATGCTGGCTATTGGCGGGCGTTTATCTGGCATCGGCTGTGGCGGCTGGTGACTTTTGTATGCGTCCGCATGAGTACATGTGTCGTCAGGTGGGAATG CGGAGTCCTTATGTTTACTTCCTTAACTGTGGCACCTTACGCAATCGCTTCATTTTACGCCTGAACGAATCACGTGATCTGGTGGAACGTGCTCGTGAATcagtttatttaatacaaag AATGAGCCAAGAAACGTATCCACGCATAGATGTGCACAAAACTTTAGAGTCCATGGATAACGATTTAGAGGAAACGAAACGTAATCTCACCGTGTTGTCAGCCACTTTGGATAGACGGGCTATAGATCGCCATTATTCAGAGGCCTTAAAGGGTCTGTGTGGTGGCGGTCTTTTGGGCTTGAGTTTGATGATGGTGGCCGGGCTGTTGACGTCTTTTCTATTCACTATACTCGTGTATGCGGATTCCCATGCCTGGATATACTTAAGCAAACGAAG ACCCTCTGTGGATGCCGACAAATCCGAAACAGCACCTTTATTCCCCTCTAATGCACCAAGTGCAAATATATCACCCACAGCACCAGTCCATCATACGGGCACTATAAATCGTACCCTGTTACATCATCAGCAGACCCATGGCGTGGCTGTGGGCCATAGTGGCACCTTGGGTAGCACACGCAGCAATGGTGCCGCCAATGGATTGAGAACAGG ATCATCATCGGGTCACCATACATTAGGTCGACTGCCCTCACATCAGCAACCGAGCTATATGCCTGGTCCAAATAACGGCAAATATGCCACACTTAGCAAACAATGTAAGACTTTGGAAGCCAACGACTTTTACTGAGATTCGCTTGCCTGCAGCTCCAATGCAGGCAATAGCAGTATTCGACTTAATAGCATTACCGCCTCCAATGGTATTGGaagaaattcaattaaaagtaTGTTTACCTCAGCCACTCTACCACGTTCAGCTGGTTCTTCGCTTCGTTCTGTGTTGTCCGCCCAAACCTCAAACACGGTCTGCAGATCAACTGGCAATGGCTTGGATCTGGATGATGACAAGGATCCGCGTGATGTTACAAACAATAGCTTTAATCGTTTCGATCCCAAATACATTAGCATAGGTCCGAAAGCGGTGCGAGGCAATAACAATTTGAGTGTGCTAGCTGCTGCTACAGCCAACAAGTGTGCTACTTTAGGGCGACCACATGGTGGTCGTTATGGAGGATCATTGAAGGGTACTAGTCCTTCTCCTAATTTGCGTAGTGCCAAGACTCCTTCGATTTCTACAGTATCCAAAGACTATTGTCCTCAGCCGGATTGTATACCACAGACGTATGTGGCCAATACAACTGAAATGCTTGTGCCTCAGGCAGCTCAGCCACCGCCTCCACCTTTGCCGCCGCCAAAGCCCAAGAATACATTTACTGAAATACCGGGCACTACGGGTGTAGGCAGTTCGTATGCCAAAGAACTACAAATGCAATTACAAatccagcagcagcaacaacagcctCAACAATATCAATTGCAAGAGATACAACCTGTAAGTGTAACACCAACCGTGCAGCGTCCATTGCCAGTTCAGCATCATCCACCGACAACACACATTCTGCCTCCATCAGCGGTCTACAGTATCGAAAGCTCCAGTtataatcaacaacaacaacaacagcagcagcaacaacaacaactattgcagcaacaaatacaacagcagcagcagaatGAACCTCCTCCACCACTTCCACCACCACAAATCATACCCTCCGTTGCATCCCGACCTCTACCTCCACAACCAGTAGCTGCACCAGCGCCACCTCCACAACTACCCCGCTCATTAAATCCGAATTCAATTGTTAATCAACCTTTGCCTGAAATACCCACTCACCAGAGTCAGCCACAGCCCGCACCTCCCCCCATTCAGCAATCCAAAATATCACCACAACCTCTGTGCGCGGCCAACCTAAACCAGTATCGTTCTCTACAAAGACCACAGCAACAGAAACTGCAACTACCAGCACAAACGCAAACAACGTCTCAGCAGCAACTGAATCAATTGAACCAAACTCAGCCTCAAATCCAATTGCAACCACCTAGTCTACCACCTAAAAATCGTCACAAATCTCGAGAGCACAACTCAAATATCCAACAAATGCAGACTCTACCTCCCAAATCGAATAGTTTACGCCACCAACAGGTGGCCACAAACAATTACGAACAGGAAAGAGATCGCGAGCGTGACAGAGAACGGCAGAGAGAACGGGATCGTGATCGCGAAAAACACGAACGATCGCGGCGTTCCGAGACCTTGGATAATGCTCGCTCGAATGCCGCCTACATGGATCAACATTCCATTTCAGTGAAGAAACAACATTCTTATGAAACCTCACAGCCAGCAAGCTATCATCAACGCCATCCTGCAGCGACAACGCCAAATAATAACTACCATTCAACCATCTTAACGaagcaacaacatcagcaacagtTGCTGGTTGAAGCCCACCAGCAACAGATGTACTATCGCTCGCTGAAACGTGGCGGATCTCAAGCCAATAATGACATGTATTCGGTGACCGAGTTGTAGGAATGCGCCTGCTGTGGCGGTGGTGTCGATGTCGTGAGACGCTCAAAGTGTACCACAACATCGAATGCCTCTGCTGCAGCAATGGGCAATAGTTCATGTGTAGCACCCATACCTCTGCCGCCCAAGAAACACCAACGTTCCTCTTCGAGCGGCCGAGAACCTCGAGAATCGGCGGTATCCGCCTCATATAATGCTAACAAATGTGAAGACCACGAATACGATGAATATTGTCCGGGGGCATACGAGTCCCAAACGCCTCACCATCAGGGCTCCCGGCAATCTCACCTCTCCACCGGCATCTCCTCATCATCAACGAAACATCAACAGAGATCAGCCACATTTGATGTGGCCGACGCTCGTGACTACGAGCTTAAACGTTTGGGCAACCGGAGATCCCAATCGCAAAATGCCACCAACCTAAAGCAAGCACGCAATGGTGGCCTTATCGTCAGCGGCGATCATCATCGCGGAGAGCGCACTCATGATCGTGAGCGTAGTCGCAGCGATCATCGCATTGCCAGCTATGCCTGCGATGACAGCTCCTTGGCCATGAGCCATGCCTTTAGTGGGAATGTGGGAAATGGTGGCATACCGCATCATCACAACCATCACCAGCAACAgatgcagcagcagcaacaacaacatcggCAACAACAACGCCgtgaaaaaacatttaaagtatGA